A single Curtobacterium sp. MCJR17_020 DNA region contains:
- a CDS encoding NlpC/P60 family protein: MMAYSSQGIATGGHNVVWQYNYFGSIGRLVPLSQRQPGDILFYSSNGTASGGYHDSIYTGNGMMVEAARPGVGVVERAVWTPSQLLPYVARPSGSL; the protein is encoded by the coding sequence GGCGTACAGCTCGCAGGGCATCGCGACCGGTGGGCACAACGTCGTCTGGCAGTACAACTACTTCGGCTCGATCGGTCGCCTCGTGCCGCTCTCGCAGCGCCAGCCCGGCGACATCCTCTTCTACTCGTCGAACGGAACCGCTTCCGGCGGTTACCACGACTCGATCTACACCGGCAACGGGATGATGGTCGAAGCGGCCCGACCGGGCGTCGGCGTGGTCGAGCGGGCGGTCTGGACGCCGAGTCAGCTCCTGCCGTACGTCGCCCGCCCGAGCGGTTCCCTCTAG